GGTCTCCAGAAAGTCATGTGAAACCTGCCTTTTCAAGCAGGAAGCATCAAGTACTTGCAAAGCCCCTTCTGTCAGAGGAACAGAAAGGGCAGATGGCTCTGTAGGGACACCACTTCTGACGCACGGTCTGTCAGACGCCAAAGCATCCTCATCCTCATTTTGGGCTACTTCTCCTGGCTTTTCTTGGGTACTTTCCCGTAGTGGCTGTTGCTCGTGAGCAGCAGGCTGGtcagctgggagaaaaaacaaCCTCCCTGGGAGTGGATCTTCACTAGAACTGGAGTTAGAGAGCTTCTCCTTCCTGCATCCTTTCTCAGTCTTTGTGACCGATATACTGATGCATAAGGGCTCCTTCCTAGCAGGATGCTGACTCTGCCTTGGGAAAATTACAGGCTCTTTCAACATACAATCAACAGTCGTGTTCTTGCTCTGCAAGGAATCTGGTGGCAACCTGGCAGCCGCCGGACACTCAGACAGCAGAGGTCTGGGAGGCTCAATTCGCGTTTCAGAATCGCTCCTGCCAGCGGTTCCCGCCAACACCGCGTGAGCAAGTCCCGAATTCACATTCCCCATCCGAGTATCCAGCCCAGAAGGAAAAGGCTGCCGAGCACAGGCAGCGCCATCCCACAACTCGGTGTCACCCAGAGGACCGCAACGTCCTCCGTATCCAGCCTCTGCCACCCCTGCCTCCTCCAAACCATCCCCTGGGGCCAGGACCCCCGCGGAGACCTTCTCCCCCGCCTCTCCCTCGGCCTGGGTGCCGTTTGCCAGGAGCACCCTCCCGACGTTTCTGCGGAAGCTGTTGTTCCGCGAGAGGCTCCCGGCCTCCCGCTCGCTCTGGCGCCTCAGGCACTCCGACTCCAGCTTGGCCACCATGTCCAGCACACGCACGGGCTCGCTCGGCTGCTGCTCGCTATCGCCGCAAGGTCCCCTCTCCGCGTGTACCTCGCAGGCCCCGGCAGAGGAGAAAAGGTCTGAGCTGGGAAGCGCACCTTTAGGCTGAGCGCTCAGCCTCGTAGTAGGAGCAGGCGTGCAGGATTTAGCACAGTCTACCAGTAAAGCACTTGCTCGTTGCTCCAGAAAGGCCACCATCTCTATCACCGAGAGGGACCGGCCCGCGAACACGCCCTCACCGTTCTCGTTCACGTAATGCACCGAACAGTGCTCGATGCCGCAGGCAAAAGGCTCCGGCTGAGAGCACCTGGCATTCACCTCCCTCATTCTTTCCAGTTGAATTTTGGCTTTTTTAAGATCTACCGATTTTTTCCTGCGTTTAACTGTTCTTCCATCGATATCCCACGTGCTTTTAATTTTCATGGAGCCTACCCGGTTGTTGCCACTGCACTGCTGGGCTGCAAAGAACGCGATCTTCTCCTTTGTGTTGCCAGGTTTTACTACAGCCCAGACATCCAGGggcccttccccttcctctccctgatGGATCGTTGCAGACAGGGCGTTCTTCTTTTCCCTTGCACTTGGACCATCCGCTGGACCTTTCCCATTCATATTGCACATAGTATTTGGATAAATAATCCCCAGAAGCTTTTGAGATGGAGTCACAAGGGAGGGTTTTGGGAAAACGCTCAGTTTGGTGCAGTTGGTggtgtatttttcttcttgtgctgaTCTCTGATGGCTCGTAGGTGAGCCTCTCAGGGAATCCTGGCTTAGTTCTGGAGATCGCTCTTTCTTCTGTAACTTGAGATATGGCTTTAAGTGCATACCAGAAACCCTAGgaaaacagaaagggaagaaGTTATAGTTGCAAAATATGCCTGCCTGGAATTAGAGAAGGTGGCCCTGACTAGGCACCAGAGTGCCTCCTGCTCTACGTCCAGCAGCCCACACCTCAAAAGAGACCACgtgaaaaaggaaaagcagcaaccAAGCTGCAACATTCACCCGTGGAGAACTTCTACTCACATCTTGCAACAGGATTACAATCTTAAAGATAGCAGAGATCTTCCTGTTCGAGAAATGTGTTTCCAGGGGGTTGTAAGGAGAAATCCTAACTTAAGTTCTATCTATTATGCAAACATAGCTAGAGGTTTATTCTGAGAGTTAGAGCCACCCTTCTGTCCGTTCATTTCTTAATGCAGTTGTGAGGCATGTGCGGGTCCAAGGTTTTTATCTTGACATTAGCTACCAGACagacagatatatatatatatattcttttcagTAGATAAAGTACAGTTAAAGCTGAAAAGGGAAATGAGCAAGTGCAATTACATTCAGAGATCCCAGCAGATATCTAATCTCCTAATACCACCCAAAGTGAAACCTACCCTTTGGCACATCAATAATGGCAAATTTGGTGTACTTTCCCATAAGGATCCTTATGCTATACAGCAGATGTGCCCCCCCCCAAGCGACAAAACTATCACATACAGCTACGAGAACCGCTTTCAAGGATGTGTTTTCACAGTTAAGAACTTCAGAGCTGTGAAGGAGACACTTGGATGCTGCTGACAGTACAGCAGCAGTACCCCTCCTGCAACAGTCCCAGGCGCTCGACTCCTCCTTTCTGTTACACCTTCGCAGTAATCTTCAATTCAAAGCTCATAAACACAAAAGCCCAGGGCACTGCCACCTAGGATTCAATCATCAGGAGACTTCAGGCTCTTCTCCCAGGAGTATCGCATAAGCATATTATAGAACTAACTATAGATTATGTTTCCATGGTAATCTTGGTTACATTAAAAGGCCTCCTTTTTGAAACGGGGATCATCCATGCTTGCTAGTTTAAGAACAGCAGGTTCAATGCCACATTTATCGAGAGTGGATATGGACACATTCAGACACCACATGTGTTTCCCTTGACAGCCACCACCAAAAGAGGAGCTTTGCTATTGTGTTTCTAGCCTAAAACCAGCCTTTAATGAAAAACCTCAAGCCGTAACATCTATAAAGTTGGACAAACGTACAGCTGTAACACCTGCAGCTGTATGAGGCAGATGCAGCCAGAGTCCAGCTGGGCACCATCAGGACACGCACCCCCTCGAGATGCCCTTGCCAATGCCGTGCAGGGTACCCGTGGAGTCggcacaggaggaggagggaacccagcttcccccctcctcctcgaGCAGACCTGCCAGAGCGCGCAGGATGGCTGTGAGGAGGAAGAACACACGCAGACGCACTGTACGACCAACCTCGAGCAGCAGCTTGGGGACCTCCCTGGCAGCCCATCCCCACGCCTCAGCCAGGGCCATAGACCCCCCATAGAGGAACAGACGGCAGAGCAGAGAGCCAGAGTGCTCCGgagccagcccagggctgggtttGAGAGCAGGATGCTCCACTTACAGCTGCAAACACCACACGCACAcaagaatcccagaatcacctcggttggaaaagcccttgcagctcctccagtccaaccgtgAACCTcaccctgagcgttcccaactcccccagatccctcagcgctggctcagcccgactcttcaacccctccagggatcccggggactcccccctgccctgggcagcccattccaacgcccaacagccccttctgcacagaaatccttcctcagagccagcctgaccctgccctgggcagcttgaggccattccctcggggcctggcgctggctccttggctccagagactcatcccccctctctgccccctcctggcagggagttgcagagggccaggaggtctcccctcagcctcctcttctccagactgaacccccccagttccctcagccacaaCTTGAGTACACAAGGGCAACCACACAGCCAGGCACCACCTGTGCCCGTCCAAGCAGAGGAAGCCTCCAGTTTAGCCACTGCTTTCCCCTAGGTTTTGATTCCTCCATCTGGCCCCAGCAATAAATAGCGAGGGGATGGGTGACAGATGAGGGCAGAGAGGTTTTGGGGAGGTACATCAAGAGGAAGGGCTCAGTTCACCTTCCTATGAGCGTGCATGAAAACTAGGGGATCCCTTCGGTCCTGTGCAGTGCTTCGAAGGCCAGGAGGCAGACGCTGCGAAGGATGCTGTTATGTTCTCTCCCCTCTTGATTTTCTAGGAAGATCATCACCTCGTCGTTCCACCAGTGCTAAAACCATCTGCAGTTCACCTACAGCCTGTGGGGTAAGAGAGCTCCCATGACTGCAGATACACCCACCTAGTCCCTGGGTTAATTCTCTCCCAGTGCCTTCTGCTCACTAATTCCAGCTCTTGTTGGAGTTGGGTCACCTCCCAATTTAGTCTTCTCCGCAAAACGTAACCGAGCTATTTTGTTTGCCTTCTCGGCTGGATGctaaaaactaaaataatctgATAAAAATAGAACTTCAGGGTGCTGAAATAGATGAATAAAAGAGAACAGGAAATCAAGGCTGCTGCAGTTTGCTTTGGCCTCATTTTCCACAGGGTCTACCTCATCTTGGTGGCATTTTCTAACTAACCAGGATCAGACCACCAACATgctcagcccagagcccagccccaaggagcaggAGGCAAACCACCACAGCAAGGTGCTGCAGAGAACTGTGCCTGCAGCCCTCCTGTCCCCATCCAAAGGGCGTTTgggggctctgcagagagaaaagCTCCAACGGCTGCCCACCGCCATACCCCAGGGAGAAGAGGTGAATACAATAAAATACACGATTTTGCCCGCTGAAGTCTCACGAGCTAGGAGCAGAAGATCAAATTTCATTCAGGAGTTTTCATGCCAGGGTGTTTGAAAGATGAGCTGAACGTGTTTTTAAAAGGCTTTCTTCAAGCAGTTTTCAGGAATCCAGCAAGACAATCTGTTCAACACCCTTCATTAAGAGAAGCTGCAAACGAAGGTGAGACCAAGTATTATACGACTGAAAACAGGACCAAACTGGTTACCCCAACATGCTCAGAGGACATGTTTAGCCAGCAAAGTTGGTTCAGCTGCTCCCAGCTATTTCTGGTCTATGGAGAAAGACAAAGGATAGAGTTATGCCTCACCTATTACGGATTTCTCGTTTAAGGTTATATTTCCTCCTCTGTTGCAGTTAGTCTCCGGCTCAGCCAACAATACCATTTAAGGTTGAGAAGTTATAATTTACATAACAAAATTATGCCTTAGTCAGAAGTTTTACTGCCAGAATAATTGCTTCATTTGAATTCAGCATTCAGTTCGTTGCACTGTTTTAATGGATCCAGATTTAAAGACAACCTTCATTTAATAACTTCAGACAGCTATAAGGAGTACTGCTAACTCCACCTGACCAGCTCAATTGCAGAGCCACCTGCCTCCCAGGTTTTGGGCAGTGGGGAAGAGAACTTCCATTTTAAAAGGGATGTTAGCAATGGACCTTACTTGAAAGCATCACTTGGGAAAAACAGgtccccaccccacacacactttGCTGTGAATGTTAAGAACAAACTTTTAGGCAGATGTagcttcttccctgcctgtcagCAGCAGATTTCATATCTAGCTCCTAGAATTAGAACAAGGCTTCCCAGCAGAAATTGCTTTGAAGATGAACCAGAGCCCAGTCCCCACCCACAGACTACCTTATTTCTGCAACACTTCAGTGCTGGCAAGTGGAGAATTGTGGCAGCTGCAGGtaagtttttaaatatttaaaaacaccaaaaataGTTGTTAAAAGGTGAAGTCACTGACAATTTCCCATGATACTGAATTCCAGAAtaattctgtttgctttcctcCACCCTTTAAGTTATCAAGCTTTCTAATTTTATCTTTAGAGACAATGACTCTTCAGAAGTTCATAGAGTAAGCATAAAAGGTTTTCAATCCCAAATGTGCGGTTTTGAATTGCTGATAAGAAATAATTCTGCCAGGAATGATCAGCACTGAAACAACTAGCAGTGCTGCCTTTATACTGTTATTCCGTCCTTAAGCTGATGAAATAAAAGGGCCAGTTTTTCTATTTCTAATCAGCCGTGTCTGAAAAACAGGATACTTACACTTCTGGAATGATACTGCTGTTTTTACAAGTCGTAACTACAGCTTGTTTCCACTACAGTTTTATCAAGTTAGTTGCTATACAGGATTGATACAGAAATATATTCCTTTATACATGTGCAGACATGCACGCACCCCTCCTCTCCCTACTGAAGGCAAGACCCATCAATAAGCTCCTGTGCCAAGCTGGCCAGAATCCTTCTGCATCCTTTTGTATTTATACATCACCTAAATCACAGCAGTCTAAAAAAGTCATGTATTTGCTTTAGTGGAAGCTCCGAAGTTGGAGGAAAAAATGGTAGAAAAGGCTCAATTTTCACAACTCCTTTCTAAGGTCTGCAGAGAGCCTAGATGCCCCTCGCTGCACCCAGATCAGGGACTCTGACAATACCCTGTGAAGCCAAAAGATTTCCTCTGGCCAGCAAGAGCAACAACAACAGTGTAATCTTCTCAACCAGCATATTCATGCTGCAAGTTTTCTGGGCAAAGCACCGGAAGGTTTTATTAGGGCGCAAATTTCAATCAAAACCCCAAAGTTTCCTGTGGATTTCTTTTTGTAAACACTAAATCCAGTCGACAAAAGTTCCTAGCATTGCTGACTGCACACGCAGTGCCAACTacaactctgaaaaaaaaccaaaaaccctcAGGACATCCTAACACAAGGcagaagccaaacaaaaaaaaaagaaaaaagaaaaaagaaaaaacccaacaacaataCAAACCCACACCAAGCATAACTTCTGGCAAGGCATTTCTCTTCCCTGGCATCCCATTTCTCTGTCTGTAGAGCTTAGCTCCTCTGTAAGGGACACTAACAATTAGGAAGGACTAAGTACTGAATGCAAGTTAAACTACGGTCAACCACTTGTTATTTCTGGAAGGACTTGGTGGGTCCTTTGGGCTCCATCTCCAGTACCATTTCCATCCCCTTTGCACTGCCGGGGCAAGGCAAAGCAGACGGAGAGCTGCTTCAAAGGCATTCCACGGATTCTGCTGGGGCGGGAAAGTCCCGGCCGAGCAGCCGGGATGGAAGACGCTCTGCTACTCACTGGAGCTTGTTCTGGCGCGTGGCAAGTGTCCAAGCTGGGAGAAAGGCGGGTTGGGAAGCACAATGCTCCAGACCAGGGGTGGGTTTGACTTCAGCAGCTGCAGAGGCATCCAGTTTCTAGAAAACCTACTCCGCCTTTGCAGCAGTAACTTCCTATTACAGCAATGGCTCCTGACCCACCTCCCAACGCCCGCACAACTGCCTCTTGCATCAATCGGAGAGCAAGCGAGGATTATCGGGGGCTTTGAAGGCAAACAGAAAGTACCTGACTGCTGAAGCAACGTTCTCTGCTTGAGCAGCCAGCCTGGGGAGAAACAGGAGCAAGCTGAGCACGTGGGGCAGAGCTGGCCCAAAGAGCTGAGGAGCTAAATGCAAAGCAGGCACCTAACTTACCACTGGATCCCCTGCCGCTTGGACACCCACGTCAGGTGTTACAATAACTTGACTTTGGAGGAAATGACACCCAAATATAGCTGCACACTGGAGAAGCTATAATACCCATCACACAAAATTAATCATCTTCACCAAGCAGAGGTTCCAGGTGACAGATCACACATCCAAGCTCAACGCACAGACCAGTTTGAGGACTCCCACCCATTAGTAAGTTCTGaacacattttaaagcaaacGCACACCCATACACACCCCCCAGCATAAAGCACAGTAGCCTCAGCTACTTTCTAAATTTTACCCAGGAAGAAGTGCCATTGCTTTGCCAGTCTTTTGTATAAAAGCACTTACCATGAAGCTAGTGACGTAGAAGCAATTCTTTGCGGAGCCTGAGGAAGCTCAAACCCATGCTCCCTGCTTCCCAACCATACTACAGGGATGTCACAGGGATGACATAAAGCAAAagggaacaaaataaaatgaaagatttgCTATTCGAGGTTATAAGCTGCTCCAGAAACACGTAGTTCAGAGATAATGGGACAGCACATATGCCTGTGGTGGAATAGGCTAAGATGAGAAGAAATCACAGAAGgacagtaagaaaaaacaaaaaaaaaaagtgctggttTTATAGGGCTTCTGCTGAAAGCTGCCCAGAGCAGCACAAGTAAGTGACATGTTTGCTTCTGGCAATGTTTTgcctttcttgattttttttttttttaatttattaactgCAAGAGGACCAAGACCTTTCTTAATATCATGGCGCAACAAATTTCCTCAAACAGTTAACAAACCAACACAAAGTGATGTTATTTAGTCTTCATTTTTATGCGTGCATAATGAGAACACATGAAAGGTTCTAGAAATTAACCTTGGACTGCACTATCTTTAAGAGACTcagagttcaaaagaaaaaaatatgtaaatgtaGGTCTGAAGGCGAGTTATCAGGTTGTTCTTTTGAACCTCAAGACTGAAAGGAATGGGTTCACAAAGTCAGCTGCACTGTGGTGCAGAGGATTTCACTGCAGACAGCGCAACCCAGCAGGCATTTCCAGGAGTCAAAAggtgtttttattatttagagCACATTCCAAACAAGAACAGAAGCAGCTCCAACTGAACACGGATGCAAGAAGACGACACAAGTTTCAAGTCACCAGGTCACATCACTTGGAAACTTGTACCCTAGAGATGAAAAAGTCTAGTAATAATGCTGCACCAGTTCTCAGATTTAAGTCATTgcaaagatatttaaaaacaaagatttctTGAACTGAAAAGGTTCTTCAGTTTGTGAGAAAAGACAGGGCGAGAAACAGGGCTGGCAAGCAAGGTCAGGGTAGAGATTAAGAGCACTCTAGGAACAGCACAAAATACCAAATCTGACTTTGCATCACTTTTAAAGAGGAGTGGTAAGGGTGATCATGAGGGCAAAACCCCTGGGGATTAATCTTGAACAAGAACACTGGTGGGGGAAGACTAAAAAGCTTCATGAAAATGGTGAGGATTGGCTCATCTCAGTTTCAGAATTCAAAACAGACAGGCTCATGAACTGCAGGCCAAGAAGCAAGATTTATAAACCTCTTGAAAGGCAACGATACGAGTTAATAAAATATGTGGCACACTGCAGGTGGCACTgaaggggagaaagagaagggagagagaTCACAGCATCTCCAGGCTTGGTAGTCTGACTTCAATATAAAGGTGTTTTGCAAGCAAAGAGGATTACAGCAACAcaagaaaaagggggaagagaaaaTGGTTCAATATGCCAGACTAACCAGAAGGTTGTCCAAAAAGTGATCTTTTTAGACCAGTGTACTACATCTTACTCACATGGACTTCCAAAGGCACAAGGAGATTTACTAGTTCAGACAGACTGGCAGAAGAATGGGAAAACAGACAAAGGAGCTGGCTTAGCAGCAGACAACCCCAGGTGATGCTGAATAAGAACACACCAGCCTGGAAACCAAAGACATGCCTCAAGAATCAGCCATGGGAACCTCTGATTTTATTCGGAATGACCTCAGCACAGCTACTACAGGTGCACCCACAGAAACAAAGGCATTTCCAAACCAGCAGAGGCACAAAGCCCCGAGCAACAGAAGTTGAGGAGAGTTTTGAAATACAGATGGTGATGCACCAGCAAGCTGAACACCAAGAAGTTTTGGAGGTAACCGATATATTCAAGGCAGCAGTGAACAGCCCTCCTCTGCCAGATCTGCTCTGGAGGGCAGCACATGCTTTTTGTCACGCCCCAGAGGAGATTCACCCAGACTGAGAATGACCATGACTGTCATTATTTGAGAAGCTACTACCTAACACTTGGGTCATTTAGCACTGCGAAACCACAGGTGAGGGTACAGAACCACATTTTACAGAGTACAGGAAAAGAAGTAAGCCACTGAAAGTAAGCAGCAGCCCttatgcaaaaaaagaaaagaggaacacAAGCTCCAAGAAGTGTATAAGATGGCATTAATGTTCAGCATGGGAATCCAAAGAAGGTTCCTATTAGCACAGCTAGATCTGTCATCTTCAGTAATGGCTTAATCtacaggaagagagaagaaaacatgtAATTGTTTTTAGGCTAGACTTCTAAATTTACAAGGGGATTATGAGATACTGCTTGGGAAAACAAGGAGCTGGGTCACCCAGGAAGTCTTTTCCAGCACTAAATTACCA
Above is a genomic segment from Athene noctua chromosome 6, bAthNoc1.hap1.1, whole genome shotgun sequence containing:
- the FBXO34 gene encoding F-box only protein 34, which encodes MKSSCRAGLHREPLNSTSSTFHQVKRVSGMHLKPYLKLQKKERSPELSQDSLRGSPTSHQRSAQEEKYTTNCTKLSVFPKPSLVTPSQKLLGIIYPNTMCNMNGKGPADGPSAREKKNALSATIHQGEEGEGPLDVWAVVKPGNTKEKIAFFAAQQCSGNNRVGSMKIKSTWDIDGRTVKRRKKSVDLKKAKIQLERMREVNARCSQPEPFACGIEHCSVHYVNENGEGVFAGRSLSVIEMVAFLEQRASALLVDCAKSCTPAPTTRLSAQPKGALPSSDLFSSAGACEVHAERGPCGDSEQQPSEPVRVLDMVAKLESECLRRQSEREAGSLSRNNSFRRNVGRVLLANGTQAEGEAGEKVSAGVLAPGDGLEEAGVAEAGYGGRCGPLGDTELWDGAACARQPFPSGLDTRMGNVNSGLAHAVLAGTAGRSDSETRIEPPRPLLSECPAAARLPPDSLQSKNTTVDCMLKEPVIFPRQSQHPARKEPLCISISVTKTEKGCRKEKLSNSSSSEDPLPGRLFFLPADQPAAHEQQPLRESTQEKPGEVAQNEDEDALASDRPCVRSGVPTEPSALSVPLTEGALQVLDASCLKRQVSHDFLETRFKIQQLLEPQQYMAFLPHHIIVKIFGLLPTRSLVALKCTCYYFKFIIEYYNIRPADSRWVRDPRYREDPCKQCKKKYVKGDVSLCRWHPKPYCQALPYGPGYWMCCHRSQKGIPGCKLGLHDNHWVPACHSFNRAIHKKTRGVGAEVEEEY